The Sedimentisphaera salicampi genome includes a region encoding these proteins:
- a CDS encoding cryptochrome/photolyase family protein, with the protein MAKAKIIFPNQLFEQTGEGCELYVLIEDFEFFGKFSFHKKKLIFHRASMKFYEDYLKSSGLNTLYIDSADSDSLAAILAGRGVSKAETCEINSTSLEERLKATLSEHGIALSFTPSPAFIQTKQQVENDLAGGKKYSLTSYYIKRRKQTGILTDSHGKPAGGKWSWDPENRKKLPKGCKLPKISFPVENSFVREAKGYVSENFPDNPGETGHFFYPITFEDSRNWLDDFIENRLSLFGPYEDAISRNELIIYHSLLSPLINAGLITPEEILSRLPEYKPQPETLPISSLEGFIRQVIGWREFMRGIYLIEGSKQKNSNFWGLERKIPPSFYTAQTGIPPLDDSIRKVHQNAYAHHIERLMILGNFMLLCGIAPLEVYRWFMEMFIDAYEWVMVPNVFGMSQYSDGGLITTKPYISSSNYIRKMSHYPRGQWCQIWDGLYWRFVSSHREVFENNPRMKIMAKLLDSQSVEKFKTHMKNSEDFLGSIF; encoded by the coding sequence TTGGCGAAGGCAAAGATAATATTTCCCAATCAGCTTTTCGAACAGACAGGTGAAGGCTGCGAATTGTATGTTCTGATTGAAGATTTCGAGTTCTTCGGCAAATTCAGCTTTCATAAAAAGAAGCTCATCTTTCACAGGGCTTCAATGAAGTTCTATGAGGATTATCTCAAATCCAGCGGGCTGAATACGCTCTATATCGATTCAGCAGATTCAGATTCGCTTGCGGCAATTCTTGCAGGCCGCGGGGTAAGCAAGGCGGAAACCTGCGAGATAAACAGCACATCGCTGGAAGAAAGGCTCAAGGCGACCCTGTCAGAGCATGGTATAGCCCTGTCATTTACGCCGAGTCCCGCATTCATCCAGACAAAGCAGCAGGTAGAAAACGATTTGGCCGGCGGGAAGAAATACTCCCTAACCAGCTACTACATCAAACGCAGGAAACAAACCGGCATACTCACAGATTCCCATGGCAAACCAGCAGGCGGGAAATGGAGCTGGGATCCGGAAAACAGGAAGAAGCTTCCCAAAGGCTGCAAACTCCCAAAAATAAGCTTTCCCGTAGAGAACAGCTTTGTAAGAGAAGCGAAGGGATACGTAAGCGAAAATTTCCCTGATAATCCGGGCGAAACGGGGCATTTCTTCTACCCCATTACCTTTGAGGACAGCAGAAACTGGCTTGATGACTTTATCGAAAACAGGCTGAGCCTTTTCGGGCCATATGAAGACGCCATATCCAGAAATGAGCTCATAATATACCACTCTCTCCTCTCGCCGCTGATAAACGCCGGCTTAATCACCCCGGAGGAAATTCTAAGCCGGCTCCCCGAATACAAACCTCAGCCGGAGACCTTGCCGATAAGCAGTCTTGAAGGGTTTATCCGGCAGGTAATCGGCTGGCGTGAATTTATGAGGGGGATATACCTCATTGAAGGCAGCAAACAGAAAAATTCCAACTTCTGGGGGCTTGAGAGAAAAATCCCGCCAAGCTTTTATACCGCCCAAACGGGCATCCCGCCCTTGGACGATTCAATAAGAAAGGTGCATCAAAACGCATACGCCCACCACATCGAAAGGCTGATGATCCTCGGGAACTTTATGCTCCTTTGCGGTATCGCACCGCTTGAGGTTTACCGCTGGTTTATGGAGATGTTTATTGATGCTTATGAGTGGGTGATGGTGCCTAATGTATTCGGAATGAGCCAGTATTCAGACGGCGGACTCATAACCACAAAGCCGTATATCAGCTCCTCGAACTATATCAGAAAAATGAGCCATTACCCTCGCGGGCAGTGGTGCCAGATTTGGGACGGGCTGTACTGGAGATTCGTCAGCAGCCATCGTGAGGTGTTCGAAAACAATCCAAGGATGAAGATAATGGCAAAGCTTCTGGATTCACAAAGCGTTGAAAAATTTAAAACGCATATGAAAAACTCAGAAGACTTCCTCGGCTCAATTTTTTAA
- a CDS encoding IS110 family transposase, with amino-acid sequence MKNIIGIDVSKDRFDVYCKTTKEYTSYSSDASDIDKLAEYCQKQEPELVVMEATGGYEFKMASVLMAKGLPVSIVNPGRVKEFAKSLGILAKTDKICARKISLFAEAVKPRQHSQIDEQRREIKELTVRREQLVKMRTAEKNRLDKAFEKTTLNSIKSTIDFLERQINDLDKTISELIEKVPRLKKKAEILTSIPGVGEKTASMLVAAMPELGTLNRRQIAMLVGVAPINRDSGKMRGKRATGGGRKGVRDKLFMPALTIVRFNPALKCFYERLVEKGKPKKVALTATMRKLVCIMNTMLQNETFWQNKLLRGEAGFGAEPQEKSI; translated from the coding sequence ATGAAAAACATTATTGGCATTGATGTTTCAAAAGATCGTTTTGATGTTTATTGTAAAACTACTAAAGAGTACACTTCTTACAGTAGTGATGCTTCAGACATTGATAAGTTGGCTGAATACTGCCAAAAACAAGAACCAGAACTTGTTGTTATGGAGGCAACTGGCGGCTATGAGTTTAAGATGGCTTCTGTGCTTATGGCCAAAGGCTTACCTGTTTCAATTGTGAATCCAGGCAGGGTTAAAGAGTTTGCAAAATCTTTAGGTATCTTAGCCAAAACAGATAAGATTTGTGCCAGAAAAATATCTCTATTTGCAGAAGCCGTTAAACCAAGGCAGCATTCTCAAATTGACGAGCAAAGACGTGAAATAAAAGAACTTACGGTTCGAAGAGAGCAGCTCGTTAAGATGCGTACAGCAGAGAAAAACAGATTAGATAAGGCGTTTGAGAAGACAACTTTGAACAGCATTAAATCAACAATTGATTTTCTTGAAAGGCAAATTAATGACCTCGACAAGACTATCTCAGAGCTGATTGAAAAGGTGCCAAGGTTAAAGAAGAAAGCTGAAATACTTACCAGCATACCGGGTGTAGGCGAGAAAACTGCATCAATGCTTGTTGCAGCTATGCCCGAGCTGGGAACGCTTAATCGCAGGCAGATCGCCATGCTTGTAGGGGTTGCTCCAATCAATAGAGACAGCGGTAAAATGAGGGGCAAAAGAGCTACGGGAGGCGGCAGAAAAGGTGTCAGGGATAAACTTTTTATGCCGGCTTTAACAATCGTAAGGTTCAATCCGGCATTGAAATGTTTCTATGAAAGACTTGTTGAAAAGGGAAAACCCAAGAAGGTTGCCCTTACCGCAACGATGAGAAAACTTGTGTGTATCATGAATACAATGCTGCAAAACGAAACCTTTTGGCAAAATAAATTGTTAAGAGGAGAGGCGGGGTTTGGGGCAGAGCCCCAAGAAAAATCTATTTAA